From Daucus carota subsp. sativus chromosome 6, DH1 v3.0, whole genome shotgun sequence, the proteins below share one genomic window:
- the LOC108227684 gene encoding uncharacterized protein LOC108227684: MSKASIQQQQQQDEECFHDSLDRILSSTNSSCSPSSSEEEEDEHDVAHSPNFNPNYAQKSKFPMGVLHNYDVWISQPSSVQERRSRLLRNLGLARDSKFSRSLALDHGEIQLNNDDIHNDNQNDVRVAASCNAEMLRSKSDGDTGKCSSNGNGFCNDSVCCLPEILCIDSSVVVGNDLGCCHGTVVNKHHNRSCSGSVALPGGNGSTVSPNKPPLGKHSRVDSTRKSLSGNCISFVVRESGGGERARVMEGEGDLDCDLIGSVSDPACTIKNLDTGKEFVVNEVRGDGSWEKVKEVATGRQLTMEEFEMCVGHSPIVQELMRRQNVEDGNDKNNSDYNGNGDGAKLKKKGSWLKSIKNVASSVTGRKERRSSDDRDTASERGGRRSSSATDDSQEVSFHGPERIRVRQYGKSCKEVTGLYKSQEILAHTGSIWTIKFSLNGKYLASAGEDCVIHIWKVGESERKGDLLLDKSEDGNLSLLLLTNDSPEPNSGSPNFGSQLEKKRRGRSSISRKSVSLDHVFVPETVFALSEKPFCSFEGHLDDVLDLSWSKSQHLLSSSMDKTVRLWHLTSKSCLKTFSHSDYVTCIQFNPVDDNFFISGSLDAKVRIWNISDRQVVDWSDLHEMVTAACYTPDGQAALVGSYKGSCRLYNTSDNKLQQKTQINLHNKKKKGRHRKITGFQFAPGSKSEVLITSADSRIRVVDGVDLVHKFKGFRNTNSQISASLTANGKYVVCASEDSHVYIWKHEADSRPSKSKGVNVTRSYEHFHCQDVSAAIPWPGMGDIWGLQDGCSGELNGLDDHPEEASLANNPPTPVEDANVIESSPLATGCTSSPFHGTISSATNSYFFDRIATWPEEKLLLAAKKRSPHVSVDFSNGVNQRRSAWGMVIVTAGLRGEIRTFQNFGMPVCI; this comes from the exons ATGAGCAAAGCCAGcatccaacaacaacaacaacaagacgAAGAGTGTTTCCACGATTCTCTCGATCGCATTCTCTCCTCAACTAACTCCTCTTGCTCTCCCTCTTCTtccgaagaagaagaagacgaACACGACGTTGCGCATTCCCCTAATTTCAACCCTAATTATGCTCAAAAATCGAAATTCCCCATGGGCGTTTTGCACAACTACGACGTTTGGATCTCCCAGCCTTCTTCTGTCCAGGAACGCCGCTCTCGTCTTCTCCGTAACTTAGGTCTCGCCCGTGATTCTAAGTTTAGTAGATCGCTCGCTTTGGATCACGGTGAGATTCAATTAAACAATGATGATATTCATAATGATAATCAAAATGATGTTCGTGTAGCTGCTAGTTGTAATGCCGAAATGTTGCGATCTAAATCCGATGGTGACACGGGGAAATGTAGTAGTAATGGTAATGGTTTTTGTAATGATTCTGTTTGTTGTTTGCCCGAAATTCTTTGTATTGATTCCTCTGTGGTGGTAGGTAATGATTTAGGGTGTTGTCATGGGACGGTTGTAAATAAACATCATAATCGGTCTTGTAGTGGATCAGTAGCATTGCCGGGTGGTAATGGTAGTACTGTTTCGCCTAATAAGCCGCCTCTTGGGAAACATAGTCGAGTGGATTCTACAAGAAAGAGTTTGAGTGGTAACTGTATCTCGTTTGTTGTTAGGGAGAGTGGGGGCGGGGAAAGGGCAAGGGTAATGGAAGGGGAGGGGGATTTGGATTGTGATTTGATTGGTAGTGTTAGCGATCCTGCTTGCACGATAAAGAATCTTGATACGGGGAAGGAGTTTGTGGTGAATGAGGTCAGAGGTGATGGATCGTGGGAAAAAGTTAAGGAGGTTGCTACGGGAAGGCAGTTGACTATGGAGGAATTTGAGATGTGTGTTGGGCATTCGCCCATTGTTCAGGAATTGATGAGGAGACAGAATGTAGAGGATGGTAATGATAAGAACAATTCGGATTATAATGGGAATGGTGATGGGGCAAAACTGAAAAAGAAAGGTAGTTGGTTGAAAAGTATAAAGAACGTTGCTAGCTCTGTGACAGGCCGTAAGGAGAGACGGAGTAGTGATGATAGAGATACTGCTTCAGAGAGAGGTGGGCGGAGGTCAAGTTCTGCAACAGATGATAGCCAGGAAGTTTCATTTCATGGTCCAGAGAGAATACGGGTCAGACAATATGGCAAGTCATGTAAAGAGGTGACAGGGCTTTACAAGAGTCAGGAAATTCTGGCTCATACCGGATCTATTTGGACAATTAAGTTTAGTTTAAATGGTAAATATCTTGCCAGTGCTGGTGAGGACTGTGTTATTCATATATGGAAGGTTGGGGAATCCGAAAGAAAAGGCGATCTTTTGTTAGATAAGAGCGAAGATGGGAATCTGAGCCTTCTACTTTTAACTAATGACTCGCCTGAGCCAAATTCAGGATCACCAAATTTTGGGAGCCAGCTTGAAAAGAAACGAAGAGGACGGTCATCTATAAGCAGAAAGTCTGTCAGCCTTGATCATGTTTTTGTTCCAGAGACGGTATTTGCACTTTCAGAAAAACCTTTCTGTTCATTTGAAGGACATTTAGATGATGTACTTGATCTTTCATGGTCCAAGTCTCAG CATTTGCTTTCCTCTTCAATGGATAAAACTGTGCGGCTCTGGCACCTGACCAGCAAATCTTGTCTAAAGACTTTCTCACACAGTGATTATG TTACTTGCATCCAGTTTAATCCTGTTGATGATAATTTCTTCATCAGTGGATCACTAGATGCTAAGGTTCGCATATGGAATATTTCTGATCGGCAAGTTGTTGATTGGAGTGATCTGCATGAGATGGTCACTGCTGCATGCTATACGCCAGATGGTCAG GCTGCACTAGTTGGTTCATACAAGGGAAGCTGTCGCTTGTACAACACATCTG ACAATAAATTGCAGCAAAAGACTCAAATCAATTTGcacaacaaaaagaaaaaagggcGTCACAGAAAAATTACTGGATTTCAG TTTGCACCAGGAAGCAAATCAGAAGTACTTATAACGTCTGCAGATTCACGAATCCGAGTAGTAGATGGAGTTGATCTAGTTCACAAGTTCAAAG GGTTCCGCAACACAAACAGCCAAATATCTGCCTCCCTTACTGCTAATGGGAAGTATGTGGTGTGTGCAAGTGAGGATTCTCATGTCTATATCTGGAAACATGAAGCTGATTCTCGACCTAGCAAAAGCAAAGGTGTGAATGTCACACGATCATATGAACACTTCCACTGCCAAGATGTATCTGCAGCCATCCCTTGGCCAGGTATGGGGGACATTTGGGGACTTCAAGATGGTTGTTCTGGAGAACTCAACGGACTTGATGATCATCCTGAAGAAGCCTCCTTAGCGAATAACCCTCCTACACCAGTAGAAGATGCTAACGTTATTGAGAGCTCACCTTTGGCAACTGGATGTACAAGTAGCCCATTCCATGGAACCATCTCTAGTGCAACAAACAGTTATTTCTTTGATAGAATAGCGACATGGCCAGAAGAAAAACTTCTTTTAGCTGCTAAGAAACGTAGCCCACATGTGAGTGTGGACTTCTCAAATGGCGTTAACCAGAGACGATCAGCCTGGGGCATGGTGATCGTAACTGCTGGTCTTCGAGGTGAAATCCGAACTTTTCAGAATTTTGGAATGCCAGTGTGTATTTAG
- the LOC108228033 gene encoding ribosome biogenesis protein BRX1 homolog 1 isoform X1, with amino-acid sequence MGKKRKHVETVTEIPKQEDKEVVVEEEAKHNNETHSGPIFRNKEKVLVTCSRRINFRYRHLMLNLVSLLPHCKKENKVESKAALNELVELRSCSSCLFFESRKETDLYLWMAKCPTGPSVKFIVNAVHTMEELKLTGNHLTNSRPLLTFSTSFGKDAHWRLLKEMITQIFGTPKDYRRTKPYYDHVFAFSIVDDHIWFRNYQISCSHTEADKIDREGLDKMTLVEVGPRFCLNPIKVFGGSFGGQTLYENPFYVSPNQVRIRSLDKKKKAGKYAKKVKAKIRRKMQELSKPMEEDEFADTWQDQ; translated from the exons ATGGGGAAGAAGCGAAAGCACGTTGAGACCGTAACAGAGATACCTAAACAAGAAGACAAAGAAGTAGTAGTAGAAGAAGAAGCCAAGCATAACAATGAAACTCATTCTGGGCCCATATTTAGAAACAAAGAGAAAGTCTTGGTCACTTGTTCTCGTCGCATTAATTTTAG GTATAGGCACTTGATGTTGAATTTAGTGTCGCTGTTGCCGCATtgtaagaaagaaaataaagttgaATCCAAGGCGGCTCTTAATGAGCTTGTTGAACTTAGAAGCTGCTCGTCTTGTCTCTTTTTTGAG TCACGTAAAGAAACAGACCTTTATTTATGGATGGCAAAGTGTCCTACTGGTCCGTCTGTCAAGTTCATAGTTAATGCAG TTCATACTATGGAAGAATTGAAACTTACTGGAAATCATCTCACTAATTCACGCCCTCTTTTGACCTTTTCCACAAGTTTTGGTAAAGATGCTCACTGGAGACTGTTAAAAGAGATGATCACACAG ATATTTGGAACTCCCAAGGATTACAGAAGAACCAAGCCATACTATGACCATGTATTTGCTTTCTCAATTGTTGATGACCACATCTGGTTCCGAAATTATCAG ATTTCCTGTTCTCATACCGAAGCAGATAAGATAGACCGAGAGGGGCTTGACAAGATGACCCTCGTTGAG GTTGGTCCAAGATTTTGTTTAAATCCAATTAAGGTGTTTGGTGGAAGTTTTGGAGGCCAGACACTATACGAGAATCCATTTTATGTTTCACCGAACCAGGTTAGa ATTCGTTCTTtggataaaaagaaaaaggcaGGCAAATATGCAAAGAAAGTGAAAGCTAAGATAAGGAGGAAGATGCAAGAGTTGTCAAAGCCAATGGAGGAAGATGAATTTGCAGACACATGGCAGGATCAGTAG
- the LOC108228035 gene encoding stem-specific protein TSJT1: protein MLAIFHKAFAHPPEELNSPASHKQKPKLPEETLQQFLSVHPTNTFSMTFAQSAVLAYVKPDHVTMLRHQRLFCGFDDIYCLFLGSLNNLCSQIKQYGLSKGTNEAMFVIEAYRTLRDRGPYPADQVIKDMEGSFAFVVYDSKAGKVFTALGSDGGVKLYWGIAADGSVVISDDLEVIKAGCAKSFAPFPKGCMFHSEGGLMNFEHPMNKMRAMPRVDSEGVMCGANFKLDVYSRVNSIPRVGSQSNWTEWDTSY from the exons ATGTTGGCTATATTCCACAAGGCGTTTGCTCATCCACCGGAGGAGCTCAACAGTCCGGCATCTCACAAGCAAAAGCCTAAGCTCCCTGAGGAGACCCTCCAGCAATTCCTCTCTGTTCATCCTACCAACACTTTTTCCATGACCTTCGCGCAATCTGCTGTTCTTGCTTATGTTAAACCTGATCATGTCACCATGCTTCGCCATCAGAG GTTGTTTTGCGGGTTTGATGATATATACTGTCTCTTTCTGGGGAGTTTGAACAACCTCTGCTCCCAGATTAAGCAGTATGGGTTGTCCAAAGGGACCAATGAGGCCATGTTTGTGATTGAGGCTTACCGGACGCTTCGCGACCGGGGTCCTTACCCGGCAGATCAAGTTATCAAAGATATGGAAGGGAGTTTCGCTTTTGTTGTCTATGACAGCAAAGCTGGCAAAGTTTTTACTGCGCTG GGCTCGGATGGGGGAGTGAAGCTATACTGGGGAATTGCTGCGGATGGATCTGTTGTGATATCTGATGATTTGGAGGTGATAAAAGCAGGATGTGCGAAATCATTTGCACCCTTTCCTAAAGGGTGTATGTTCCACAGTGAGGGAGGGCTGATGAATTTTGAGCACCCAATGAACAAGATGAGAGCAATGCCAAGGGTGGATAGTGAAGGGGTAATGTGTGGTGCTAACTTCAAGCTAGATGTCTACTCCAGGGTTAACAGCATTCCTCGAGTCGGAAGTCAGAGCAACTGGACTGAATGGGATACTTCCTACTGA
- the LOC108228033 gene encoding ribosome biogenesis protein BRX1 homolog 1 isoform X2, whose product MGKKRKHVETVTEIPKQEDKEVVVEEEAKHNNETHSGPIFRNKEKVLVTCSRRINFRYRHLMLNLVSLLPHCKKENKVESKAALNELVELRSCSSCLFFESRKETDLYLWMAKCPTGPSVKFIVNAVHTMEELKLTGNHLTNSRPLLTFSTSFGKDAHWRLLKEMITQIFGTPKDYRRTKPYYDHVFAFSIVDDHIWFRNYQISCSHTEADKIDREGLDKMTLVEVGPRFCLNPIKVFGGSFGGQTLYENPFYVSPNQIRSLDKKKKAGKYAKKVKAKIRRKMQELSKPMEEDEFADTWQDQ is encoded by the exons ATGGGGAAGAAGCGAAAGCACGTTGAGACCGTAACAGAGATACCTAAACAAGAAGACAAAGAAGTAGTAGTAGAAGAAGAAGCCAAGCATAACAATGAAACTCATTCTGGGCCCATATTTAGAAACAAAGAGAAAGTCTTGGTCACTTGTTCTCGTCGCATTAATTTTAG GTATAGGCACTTGATGTTGAATTTAGTGTCGCTGTTGCCGCATtgtaagaaagaaaataaagttgaATCCAAGGCGGCTCTTAATGAGCTTGTTGAACTTAGAAGCTGCTCGTCTTGTCTCTTTTTTGAG TCACGTAAAGAAACAGACCTTTATTTATGGATGGCAAAGTGTCCTACTGGTCCGTCTGTCAAGTTCATAGTTAATGCAG TTCATACTATGGAAGAATTGAAACTTACTGGAAATCATCTCACTAATTCACGCCCTCTTTTGACCTTTTCCACAAGTTTTGGTAAAGATGCTCACTGGAGACTGTTAAAAGAGATGATCACACAG ATATTTGGAACTCCCAAGGATTACAGAAGAACCAAGCCATACTATGACCATGTATTTGCTTTCTCAATTGTTGATGACCACATCTGGTTCCGAAATTATCAG ATTTCCTGTTCTCATACCGAAGCAGATAAGATAGACCGAGAGGGGCTTGACAAGATGACCCTCGTTGAG GTTGGTCCAAGATTTTGTTTAAATCCAATTAAGGTGTTTGGTGGAAGTTTTGGAGGCCAGACACTATACGAGAATCCATTTTATGTTTCACCGAACCAG ATTCGTTCTTtggataaaaagaaaaaggcaGGCAAATATGCAAAGAAAGTGAAAGCTAAGATAAGGAGGAAGATGCAAGAGTTGTCAAAGCCAATGGAGGAAGATGAATTTGCAGACACATGGCAGGATCAGTAG